A section of the Terriglobales bacterium genome encodes:
- a CDS encoding aldo/keto reductase family oxidoreductase has product MTNQIDLVGSFKLPGTSMNLNRMGYGAMQLAGPQVWGPPRDVDAAIAVLREAVASGVNHIDTSDYYGPHVTNQIIKQALHPYPDDLVIVTKVGARRAEDKSWPHALSRQELIAAVHDNLKNLGLETLDVVNLRVGGFMEPIEGSIEGPLTVLAELKRQGLIRQLGLSNVSRKQLAEAQRITEIVCIQNSYNLAHRNDDSFIDDLAQQGIAYVPFFPLGGFTPLQSSKLNAAAASLEATPMQVALAWLLQRSPNILLIPGTSSVEHLRENLKAATLQIPPKVIADLDLIGGGRGQ; this is encoded by the coding sequence ATGACGAACCAAATTGACCTTGTAGGCAGCTTCAAGCTCCCCGGCACTTCGATGAATTTGAACCGCATGGGATATGGCGCGATGCAACTTGCCGGTCCGCAGGTGTGGGGACCGCCGCGCGATGTTGACGCCGCCATCGCTGTGTTGCGCGAGGCTGTTGCCTCGGGAGTGAACCACATCGATACCAGTGACTACTACGGTCCGCATGTGACCAATCAGATTATTAAGCAGGCGCTTCATCCTTATCCGGATGATCTCGTGATCGTCACCAAAGTAGGCGCTCGCCGCGCTGAAGACAAGTCCTGGCCTCACGCTCTTTCGCGTCAAGAACTGATCGCAGCCGTTCATGACAATCTCAAAAATCTTGGACTCGAGACGCTCGATGTCGTCAATCTTCGGGTTGGCGGATTCATGGAACCAATAGAAGGATCCATCGAAGGACCGCTCACCGTCTTGGCCGAACTCAAGCGGCAGGGACTGATTCGTCAACTAGGCCTGAGTAATGTCAGTCGTAAGCAGTTGGCCGAAGCTCAGAGAATTACAGAGATCGTCTGCATACAGAATTCTTACAACTTGGCTCACCGCAACGATGACAGTTTCATCGACGACCTCGCGCAGCAAGGCATTGCGTACGTACCGTTCTTCCCGCTGGGAGGTTTCACTCCGCTACAGTCGTCGAAGCTGAACGCAGCCGCAGCGTCACTCGAGGCCACGCCGATGCAGGTTGCGCTCGCCTGGCTTCTTCAGCGCTCACCCAACATCCTGCTGATTCCGGGCACATCTTCAGTCGAACATCTTCGCGAGAATCTCAAAGCTGCAACGCTGCAGATTCCTCCGAAAGTGATCGCCGATCTAGACTTAATTGGCGGAGGGCGTGGGCAGTAA